The following is a genomic window from Prunus persica cultivar Lovell chromosome G7, Prunus_persica_NCBIv2, whole genome shotgun sequence.
TGGAAACTCAGGAACTTGGATTTTGTTCATTAAGGTCACCGGCCTTTCTGTCTACGGTGGAACAGTGGACGCGAGGGGACATGCGTATTGGCAATGCAGGAGATACGGAAAGAGTTGCACGGCAGGAGCAAGGGTACGTATATGTATATAGTACATGGACAcacacatattatatatatatacattatacCTAGTTCAGCCAAacataaataacatatatccctatatttatatattcagTCAGTATCGTTGTTTTGGTGTAATAATGTGGTGGTGAGCGGGTTAAGATCCATGAACAGCCAGACGATGCATATGGCGATTGACAATTGCAACAATGTTGTGGTTAAAAACGTAAAAATAAGAGCCCCGAGCTCAAGTCCTAACACGGATGGCATCCACATAGAAGCTTCCACGGGGGTTACCGTCAGTGGCAGCACCATTATGACTGGCGATGACTGCATTTCAATCGGCTCCGGCTCCAAGAATTTGTGGCTTGAACGCATTGCCTGTGGCCCTGGGCATGGAATAAGGTACGTAAAAGAGAGTTACCcacccttttcttctttcttggacagatttttcatatataatatcTGTCGAAACTGgagatagaagaagaaaataatttaatgtttCCCTTAAATTTGACAGCATTGGCAGTCTTGGGGATAATGCGAATGAAGATGGTGTCCAAAATGTGACGGTAACAAATTGTGTGTTTACTAAAACCCAAAACGGGGTACGCATCAAAACATGGGCCAGAGCTAGCAATGGTTATGCAACAAATATTGTTTTCCGCAATcttatcatgaaaaatgtcAATAACCCCATCATCATTGATCAAAAATACTGCCCTGGTAATCAAGGTTGTCCTCGTCAGGTAATTAACTAATAACTAATTTTTTGCTACATTAGACTTCCACTCTGCACCAAGCATCCGATTGAttaattgattgattgattgattgattgattgattgattgatttctttcttaattacttTTACAATGAACAACAGAGCTCTGGTGTGAAAATTAGTAGAGTGACATACACGAACATAAGGGGAACATCTGCCTCAAAAGTAGCCATGAATTTCTATTGCAGCTCTAGTAATCCCTGTTGGGGACTGAAGCTGCAAGACATAAGGCTTACTTACTTGAACAAGGCAGCCACATCCTATTGTGCCAACGCAGGTGGGAGCAGTAGCGGAGTGGTCATACCAAGAAGTTGTTTCTGAATTGTGTACATGTATGAACAACAATTCATTTATGACGTCACCACCACCTTTTATCGTGATTAATTACCTATGATCTTAATATAACATATACTGTTTATctattatttttggtttttcttctttagaaAAGATTGTATTACAATCAATCTTGCAACTGTATAGTACGTATATTTCGATTTCCTTAATTCAATACTTTGAATAATTAAGCATTTAACATTTCCACAACTTCCAATTGGTTAGATATAAATTAAGGAAtacgaaaaaagaaatatatatgtatatgtagcttttgtttttctaagaTTTGTCAGAATGATATACAAGCAAACAACTTGGTTATTAATGAAACATGCGTGAAGTTGATGATCATAATTGAGTAGTggataaaattaataaaatagtcgcacttttttttattggctCCCCTTCGAAGTTgaaaaaatgtatatatatattaatatcgTTGGGAACCCTTTCACATGGTTGCAAGTTTCTTTACATAAGTAAGATATTGAACTCAGTAAGTAGTGGGATGCAGACTTGTCTTTTTGAAATTTAACAAGTTTGTCTCTCTCTTTAGACTTTTCAGATTACAAGCGAGTTTGAATAAATAATAGTAAAAATGATGTATTGTGTGCTGATAATTGCTAGCTACGTACTAGTGGTACGTAAGTGAGTACGGCATATATGGCCCATGTTAATTATTTGCCAATAAATAACTTCctattttttgggtcaaacaAATAGAAACTTTATTAAAGACTAATACAAACGATTACATGTTAAgctaaaaagattaaatagcCAACTTGATGCCATGCCATGACTTATATAATTAAGGGGAGGGGATAACCTGCTTAATTAAgggaatatatattattaacttGAACTTGATGGTCCAAACCAAAGGTCATGATGAATCACTCAATGATTAGAActtagaagaagaagcagaagcagaagcagaagcagaagcagtATACACAAGTTAGTGGATGGATCATGCAAAGCAATATTGCAATGTGCAAGGTCGTCTTGTTAATTTTCTTATGTTGTGGTACGTACTTGACCACTGTTTATGGCTCTCTTTGTTCGGCGACTTCTCCGCCTGCTACTGCTCCGGGTTTCCTCCACGTGTCACATGACACCCCAAATGCAATTCATGTTACCTGTGCTGTCTGTATATCTATCTCATTCCTTACGTAAGCTCCTTGCCAAAACCCTAATTAACTACCAAATCCAACCAACacaacatataatatatatcatcGCCGTctttcgctctctctctctccttctctacTGCCTGTCTATGCGTATAATATATGATGATCATGTATAAGTTatcacatgcatgcatgtctGATGTCTCCGTACTTATCACAATCACATGTACCTGCTACAGCTTATAGCCGCCGCAACCCAAAGCTAACGTTCGTTCGACGACGTGCAAATACAATATACTTTTTGACTTTTGTTAATCTCAGCATAATCAATAAAGCTGCACCGCAGCCTTGTTACCACCGCACCACTTACAGAATCTAGCTAGCGTGTCATGTATTATGTACAGCTAGCTATAAATACCTCCAAACTATTGCCTGCTTTTGCAGCATCCCAAGTATACGTATTTTTATCTCATCGTAAAAATGGCTTATAGAAACATCTGCAACTGCAACAATTATTGTGTAGTAGTAGTTGTGTTATTTATGGGCGTACTATCATCcaatgcagcagcagcagctagCAATAGTTTTAATGTGATGAAGTTTGGTGCAAAACCAGATGGGAAAACAGATTCCACCCAAGCATTCGTGAAGACATGGGCATCAGCATGCAGCTCTGCTTCTGGTCAAGCCAATGCTGTCATGTATGTCCCCAAAGGAAGGTTCTTGATTAAGGCTGTGGTGTTCAGAGGTCCTTGCAAGACTAGAAGAGTTACAGTTCGGATAGATGGAACCCTCGTGGCCCCCACAGACTATTGGGCTTTGGGCAACTCAGGCTACTGGATTTTATTCATTAAGGTCACCGGAGTTACAGTGGTGGGTGGTTCCCTCGATGCCAAGGGTGCTGCATTTTGGGCTTGCAGGAGATCTGGGAAGACTTGCCCTGTTGGAGCTAGGGTCGGCACTTTCATTTACTTATGTTAAATTAACTTAAATTTATAgactaattatatattaacTATCTATGTACTTGTGTGCCTGCAGTCGATAACGTTCAATTGGGCAAACAACATTGTGATCACTGGTTTAACATCCATCAACAGTCAGCAAACTCACCTTGTAATCAACAGCTGCAACAACGTGGTTGTTCGAAACGTGAAGCTGATTGCTCCGAGTGAAAGCCCCAACACAGACGGCATTCATGTGCAGAGCTCAGCTGGTGTAACCATCACCGGCAGCATCTTGCAAACTGGAGACGATTGCATATCAATTGGTCCTGGCACCACAAACCTCCATATCAGTAACATCAAGTGCGGCCCAGGCCATGGCGTAAGGTAATCCCTATATATAATATCAATTGGatcataggttttttttttctttcctttttctttaatttatttacaaattGGGCTTTTGGCTTAGGCCTGTCAACCGTCCATACATTTAATATTGCCATGGAGTGGA
Proteins encoded in this region:
- the LOC18770358 gene encoding polygalacturonase-like; amino-acid sequence: MAYRNICNCNNYCVVVVVLFMGVLSSNAAAAASNSFNVMKFGAKPDGKTDSTQAFVKTWASACSSASGQANAVMYVPKGRFLIKAVVFRGPCKTRRVTVRIDGTLVAPTDYWALGNSGYWILFIKVTGVTVVGGSLDAKGAAFWACRRSGKTCPVGARSITFNWANNIVITGLTSINSQQTHLVINSCNNVVVRNVKLIAPSESPNTDGIHVQSSAGVTITGSILQTGDDCISIGPGTTNLHISNIKCGPGHGVSIGSLGKELKEDGVQNVTLTNAVFSGSDNGVRIKSWARPSTGFVRNILFQNIIMRNVENPIIIDQNYCPNNQACPNQSSGVKISQVTYRNIQGTSATAEAVTFDCSPSHPCTGIRLQNIKLTYMNRDATSSCKNIDGTSNGLLVPESCL
- the LOC18771379 gene encoding polygalacturonase-like produces the protein MAPNIAVTLVLLIGLFERCSSATAAYNVVTFGARGDGNTDSTKAFLRAWSAACSTSVRGAATVYVPRGSFLIKPVVFSGPCRSSRVTFQMDATGTSLVAPSNYWELGNSGTWILFIKVTGLSVYGGTVDARGHAYWQCRRYGKSCTAGARSVSLFWCNNVVVSGLRSMNSQTMHMAIDNCNNVVVKNVKIRAPSSSPNTDGIHIEASTGVTVSGSTIMTGDDCISIGSGSKNLWLERIACGPGHGISIGSLGDNANEDGVQNVTVTNCVFTKTQNGVRIKTWARASNGYATNIVFRNLIMKNVNNPIIIDQKYCPGNQGCPRQSSGVKISRVTYTNIRGTSASKVAMNFYCSSSNPCWGLKLQDIRLTYLNKAATSYCANAGGSSSGVVIPRSCF